The following nucleotide sequence is from Paroedura picta isolate Pp20150507F chromosome 1, Ppicta_v3.0, whole genome shotgun sequence.
TCCTTTGCCTTTAAAGACACTAAATAACTGAACGCTAATCTGTTTCCAACCTCAGGGTTgagcctggagttcttccagaatttcagttgctctccagaccacagaggccagttccccttAGAGTTAGTTCCCCTTAAAGTCACcccctccaggttgagaaatactgggagatttggggggatagAGCccaaggagggtgggatttggggagcgacttcaatctaccttccaaagcaaccattttctccacctggagatcagctgtatttccaggagatctccatctaccacctggagattggcaaccctaattctcctgaaggaaatggcagttttggaggacaGATTCTGGAATTacatccttgctgagctccctccccatccccaaactccttaggcaccatccccaaatctggaaTTCCCAAACCAGATTTGGTTAACCTATCCCTGTTCCATTCTGTTAAAAAAGCCCTTCTCTGGCAGTTGTCCTAAGGGAGGAAGGAGTGGTCCTGACAGTGGAAAACTGGCCAGCTGAGAAACTTATTCAAGATACGCAAAATAAGGCATTTTTTTTCACTCAATGAACTTGTGGAACTTACAGCCACAGGAGGATAGGTCTCTCGGTGCTGATTATACATGAtgcctaaatggaacctccatgttgacAGTCAGTGTGTCTTAGAACATGAGTTACTAGAGGAGCAACAGCAGGGGATGTCTTTTGTCTCTGGccacaggatgctgaactaggtggattgttggtctgatccagcagggcacttctgttCCCTCAGGGAGCATAAAAACACCCTTCTTCATAGGTTTTCTGCATACTGAGGAACATTCTCCTCACACTGAGGAAAATTTCCCTCATACTGAGCAAAAAGTTCTCTCATACTGGTTCCCGGCCCATGGGAGGTTAGCCTGGCCTCAATCCTGGACCAGACCTGTTAGAATAAGCTCTcggaagagccaagggccctgcaggagctttcacagtttctcagggcctgtaaaatgaagctcttctgccaggtctttggttgaggccagggcatggaagagcAGAGGGCCCCTCCATATattcacacatatatatatgttagTTCATTTGTGTCAGGCACCTGAGACCACCCTTGAGGCACTGGGTGTGTGAGGGTTGGTGGGtggagaggggaagaaggagagTTTTATGCTGCTGGCAGGTTTTACTAACTGtgggttttaattggttttttttttaatgtgggttttatGCTCTATGATTGTACCTCGCAGCGAGACCGTTTCCAATAGTGacaggaaacaaatctaataaatcaataaaataaaaatccaactGCCTGAAGGGTTCCACAGGAAGAAGAAGGTTGTTCACACAGCTAAACTACACACTCCTTGGCTACACAAGTAGTATCCACATTATTTTACTTCATTCTCCTACTCATTCTCCTACTCATTctctctcaggggtagtcaaactgcagccctccagatgtccatggactacaattcccagaagcccctgccagcaaatgctggcaggggcttctgggaattgtagttcatggacatctggagggccacagtttgactacccctgagtctgAATCCTCAGCCTCTGTATATATACTGTCCAGATTCAATAAATAGGCAAGGGcaagccaaccatttaaacatttttaactgATTAGTAATCTGCTGTACAACTGATGGATTGACTAATTTGAACTGCACATTACCAGAAGCTCTTCTGTGAGACTGAAGTATATGAAGTATAAAACACACAATGTGATTATTAAAGACTTAGCACACTGTTAGAAGAAAAGGCCACCTAGAATGGTTTATTCAATGTTCTTTATTCACAGTGATACACCTTAACGCAAAATTTCACCAAATCAAGCCACTGGAATTGCCTATGATTTGCCGCCTCACGGTTAGAATTTGTCCCTTCAGTCAATTCAAACTTTTTAGCCAATTAAACCTTCCAATATCGTAACCAAAACTACAGCCTTTCATTTAGGCAAGACAGAACCTTAACTGAAACATATTCTTGTAAGGAGTAAAAACTGTTCCACATAAAACCAGGCACAGATGAAATGACTGGGAAGGAGTTGTGCCCCTGAGTAAATAAATCAACTTGGTCAAATTCCGACACAATGGCAatgtgaggggagggggttggtggGAGCTCATGGGGGGCCCACCGCTAGCACGAACCAGACTTCAGAACTTCCCAATATTATGATGGGCTGCTGTAGGCCTGCAATGTTTTAGTATTCCCCTTTCCCCCTACATAGTTTCCCATCCCCCACGTCTCCGCTGCTATTTCCCACACAAAAGGAATTCCATTTATTtccttgctgggtagaagagggacCTGTAACTCTCTTTTCTTTCCACATctgcaaacccacccacccctaggCAGGGAGACCTAAGTAGAGCAACAGGCAGCATTTATGCATGTGTGTGCGCGCCGAAGTAACCCAAAGAAATTATTTACTGCTATAGTTTGGGGTTTCAATGCCCAGCTCAAAGACGTGGGTTCCATCCCCTCAACTCAGCTGgttaattttgttaattttgatCTGCCTGCTCTTGCTCCTACCAACCAACCCTACAAATCTTTCTGAAGGCCAAACAGTTGGGGATGGGATGAACCACCCACACTGCCTGAAGTTTCTAGGGAATTTTTATGCAAAaagtatattgtttttattatataaagtgtattattattattatagaattATAAAAACACTTCACAAACACTTAGCgagacatgtatttattttatttatttatttatttatttatttatttatttattttcgctTTGCTGATATACTACTTTTCTCCCAAAGGGGGACTCAAAATGGTTTATATTGGGCTATCCCTTcaccttatcctcacaacaacccagtgaggtagggtaggcttccatgacagagcgagaattcaaacctgggtttcctagATCCCAGTCCAACACTTATCCGCCAGTGCCTACCACCACGGGCACAATCCCAGCTAGAGTCCTAATAGTTGTAATCTTAGGCAAGGTCTCCTAACAAAGTTCCCTGGAAgcgtagggatttgaacctgggtctcccagatccttgtctgacatCCTAACTGCTAGACCACACTGCTTTGAGATCATTCAAAGCACTGTaaatggttttcttttaaaaaaaacagtggtaAAACTAAAGCACAGCAAAACAGATTTAAAGGGCTCAGAAATTCGATCAAGAGAACCACAGAGGCAAATGTGAACCCAGGAAAGTGTTTATGCTCCCCTCAGGAAGCAGAGTGTGGGTATTGTTAAAATGCAACAGAGCAAGTAGCCTACAGCTCTGACCCACAGGCACAACTGAAAGTTCCCCTGCATATGGCACATTATAGCAACACTGGTGCACAACCCCTGTTCAGTTCAACGAGGCTGGCATGGAAAACATTTCCTGCATGTTCATCGGCATGTGGGAAGTTCCACCTGGATTTCTGCTttaggaaccaaaatgttttaggCAGCtaattagagatgccagtccccaggtggcatccggggaccccctggaattataacacatctccagactaaagagatcagttcccctggagtaaatggctgcttgggagggtggactccatagcattctactccactgaggttccgcccctccccaaatcccacccactcccagttccacccccaaagtctccaggtatttctcaacccagagctggcaaccctacatccaaCCCTAAACAGCAAGCATGAAGATGAAGcgaagaaatctcttgacagggCTCTATGAAGGAGGGGGTATTGCAGACCTAAGGCACGAACCCAGGTCAGGCAAGCACTGGGTGTCAACAGATACATGCCTCACAAGGGCTGCTTTCTCTTATAACTCTACCGACCTACCCTGTCCTAATTCAAGGTCCTTTTCAGTTCATGCAAGCAGGTGGGCTTTTGCTATCAACCACCTACACACGTTTCCAGAACTATCCTATGATGTTTAgcaagtgtggtgcagtggttaggagcagtggcttctaatctggcaagccaggtttgatttcctgctcctccacacccagccagttgagtgaccttggtgGCTTGCAACGCTTCCCTCTGCAGAGGCATCCTTAGttatctcccttccaagtactgatgctgcttagctttcaagtaCTGATGACACTTGGctatatcatgctgccttccctcatcCTGTGCTTAGCAATCAAGATTTTTAAATGATCAGTCTGCCAAGGACCAGTTCACAGAACATCTCACTGCATTGCAATTGACTCACGGTGAACCCAATCACAGAGACGAACAGAGGTAGtcctccattgcctgcctctgcctagcaaccctggactcccttgggggtctcccacccaagtactggtCATGGCTGACTCTGTGAGCTCCCAAGTTGACCAGCCTGGACAAAGCTGTAATATTCAGGCTGCTCATTCATACACACTGGGCCTTGCTATTTCAGATGGCAAGTGGGGAGGGGAATCCCTTGATTGGATGCTTCTCTGTGCGGAAAAACTCCCAGTAGGCACAAAACCTGGAGCACTGGAAGAGTTCTTGCCTGGTAAAGTCCACAGGCTaccatatttactcaaaaggaagacaACCCTGAATGTAAGATACCCCCCATCCCGCCAATGTTATACACAGAAACTTTTATATTACTGGAGATAGCTGTCACTTGTATGTCACCCGAAGAGGAtctcttatttttgttttaagcaTACCTGGGTGGGAAACCCTAATCTTGCACTTGAGAAAATGCATTGTTTTCCCCTGCATACAGGAGGCGTTCTTTTTTGTTCCTTCTCCATCTGCAGACCGAGTGTGATACAGGCTGTCCCACAGGCTGTTTGTGCAAATGTGTGCTGCAGAGACTTTTCCCCTCTCACACTCGGAGGCTCCAGACATACAGTTGtgggcaaaagaaagaaagagaccagGGGACTCCAGGTTGTGTCTCAAGTCTGATGGAGACCTTGACCTGATGCACTACCAGGGGAAGAGGGTTGGGGTGTCCAGGGGTTAGAGCcaggttctagggcaggggtagtcaacctgtggtcctccagatgtccatggactacagttcccatgagccgactcatgggaattatagtccatgaacatctggaggaccacaggttgactacccctgttctagggattAGAAGAGCCTGTAGCGGTTCCTGCTAAGGAGTGGCTGGAAACAGGCGTGCTGCCTGCAGCCAGAGGCGAGGGTCTGGGCCCTAGTGGTCGGAGCCAGGGGCAAGGACTGTGACCCTAGATGCTTGGGGGCCAGTGAGGATTTGGGGGGCAGCCTCTGCCCCCTTGTCTGCTCCTCTCCGCCCAGCGGCTGCTGGGTTCCCTTCCTGCCGGccggcctccctctctctccccgtgGCAGGGGCTCAAGTGAGCGCCGTAGAAGGGGGAAGGCGGGGAGTGGGGAAGCCGGAGgagcggctcctcctccccatcccacccaggccggggaagggaagggacgggAAGGGATGGGGGCCCCTCGCTCCCTCGCTCGCCTGTCAGAGCGCTCGCTGGATGTGAGCAGGGCGGGAGGACGACCATGCCGCTGCCgggcctgctgctgctcctgctgccgccGGGCCTACTGCTCGTGGCGGGGCCCCTGGCGGGCGGCGCTCAAGAGCCGGCGGCCTCGTGCGGCCCGGACGGCTGCTACGCCGTCTACTTCCAGCGGCGCACCTTCCTGGACGCCTGGCGCAGCTGCCGGGAGCTGGGCGGCAACCTGGCCACGGTGAAGCACCAGGACGAGGCGGCGCAGGTGGGCGAGCTGCTGCTGCGGGGGGCGGCCGGAGCCCGGGCGGAGCAGAGCGCGCGGCTCTTCTGGATCGGCCTGCAGCGGCAGCCGCGCCAGTGCTACCCTCTGCGCCAGCTGCGGGGCTTCACGTGGATCACGGGCGAGCAGGACACCTTCTACACCAACTGGGCTCGGCCGGCCGTCGAGGCGGGGACCGGCAGCTGCGCGGCCCCGCGCTGCGTGGTGCTGGACGACCGGCAGGGCCAGTGGCTGGAGGGTTCGTGCACGGTGCCCGTCGACGGCTACCTCTGCCGCTTCGCCTTCCAGGGCATGTGCCCGGGCCTGGACGAGGAAGGCGGGCCGGTCACCTACACCACCCCCTTCGGCCCGGCGGGCAGCAGCCTGCGCTACGTGCCCTTCGGCACGGTGGCGGCGGTGACGTGCGGCGGGGCCGAGCCGGCCGTGTCGgtgctgtgcatgcagaaggACGACGGCGCGGTGGGCTGGTCCAAGGGGGCGCCGCTGTGCCGGGAGCACGTCTACCAGCACAGCTGGTGCGAGGGCGACAACGGCGGCTGCCAGCAGCTGTGCCTGGACGAGGGGCCCGGCTACTCGTGCGAGTGCCACAGCGGCTACGTCCTGCTGCCCGACGGCCACTCGTGCGCGCCCAGCGACGCCTGCCGCGACCGGCCCTGCCAGTTCGAGTGCCTGCCGGACGACGAGGGCGGCTACCACTGCCAGTGCCCCGACGGCTACGAGCCGAGCGGCGACGACGAGCAGCACTGCGACGACGTGGACGAGTGCGCCGACGCGCCCTGCGAGCACCAGTGCGAGAACACCGACGGCTCGTTCGTGTGCCGCTGCCACCTGGGCTTCAGCCCCTCGGAGGAGGAGCCGGGCCACTGCAGCGACACGGACGAGTGCCAGATCCCCGGCGTGTGCCAGCAGATGTGCGTCAACTACGTGGGCGGCTTCGAGTGCTACTGCACCGAGGGCTACGACCTGGAGCCCGACGGCATCAGCTGCAGCCCCGTGGGCCAGCCGCCCCTGCTGGCCACCGCGCAGGGCCACCGCGCCGGCGGCTTCCTCCAGCACTACGGGGAGGGCGGCCACGGCTGGGCCCGGGAGATCGACGACCTGGCCGAGCACGGCTTGGCCCTCACCGACCACTTCCCCGTCTTCCGCCACTTCGAGGAGGCCTTTCCCACCGACGCCTCTCCGCCCGGCACGCTTCCTCCGGAGCCCAGCTTGCCCTCCGGCTCCCTCCCCTCGGGGCAGGAGCCGGCTAGCCTCGGCGACCCCACGAGGCCcgcttcttccccaccccctggccagaCTGTCGCCCGGCGAGACTCCCCGCCGCCGACGGAGCTCCCGTCGCCGCGGGTCGCCCTGGCCCCCACAGGCTCTGCCCCCGCGCCCCCTCCCGCCCCGGGCGACGCTGTGATGGGGGGAGTCCGAGCGCTGCTCCCGGCCTCGGCCACCGCCAGCGCGGCCCCGGACGAAGGGGCTCAGCCGCGCCGTCGGCGAGACGACCGCTGGCTGCTGGTGGCCCTGCTGGTGCCCATGTGCGTCTTCGTGGTCATCATGCTGGCCTTGGGCATCGTCTACTGCACCCGCTGCGGGGCTCAAGCCAAGAGCCGGAGCATCACGCAGTGCTACCGCTGGGTCAGCAGTTCGGCGGCCAAGGGGGCCGCCCCACCTGCCTGCAGGCCCGGCCAGTCGGCCACATGCCGAACCAGCGTCTGAGCCGCGGATCGGCAGGCTCCGCCGGGGCCCGGAGAGCCCACCGAACAGATTTCCTGCAGCAGAAACCACCGCCCCGACTGGGACGAGATCCGCTGGGGACTGCAGATCTGCCCGGGGCAGTCAGGACCCCGGCCCGGGGCCAGAGATCCAGGACAGAGCCAGGCTGCTGTCAGGCAAGGAGAGGCCAGAAACTGGACTGGGTCTCTCCTCGAGCCCACCGGGTTCGGGAAGGGTCTCCTCATGTCCCCAGGCTGCTCAGAACCAAGCGGAGCATGAGCTCTGCAGGAGGGGGGCAGCTGGACCCACCCACACTGGCCCTCATCCAGCTGGTCCCAGGAGAGGCACTCTTGGACCAAAGTCTTGGACCAAAGGACACCACAGgaaccgaccccccccccctgtgaacTGCACCGGCCAAGAAGGAACCTTTTTGACAAAGCCCTGGCTGGAATGGGGCTCCCaagccacccacccccaccctagtGATGTCTATTCCATCCAccagactttggggagggggcttctggggccAGTTTTTCTACTGGGGGAGGAAGTGTCTGTGGGGATGCTAAAAGGgttgttttttgtgggggggggggggagcaggaaagcATGGCACATAGATCCAGCCTGCCAGAGCAGAGTTGCCCTGGCCCTGACGAATGATATACTTCACCTTCGTGGGGGAATTGttctctgtctccccctccccattttgtctctctctctgtgtgtgtgtgaccaaTAAAGGGACTGGCGCCTCCGCCCGGTTGGAATGAGAGAAGAATCTTATCAGTTCAGTGAGAAAGtgtaagcccctcccccccatttatttAGGGGGTGAAAAGCCTTTTGGGAGAGATGGAATGCAGGAGGGGGCAGTGGTGGGAAATGGCTGTTCAGCCCCAGCCGGTTTTGATGGTCCCCAATTTGGgttcccaaggcaagagacaagcagaggtagtctgccatggcctgcctctcggtagcaaccctggacttccttggcggtctcccatccaagtactgagcacagctgaccctgcttcgcttccaagatccTGCCTGGGTGGCCCTGCCTAGTGTGGACCCTCCGCTTGGAGtcaagaggggggaagaggaaactGCTGGGTGAATCCCTCCTTTTCCACTGGGAAGCAGAGTTGGGGAGTCCAAGTCCTGTTCCCAGCTCTTGGAGGGCCATGATAACTAGTTGGcttgaataaaatgggagggggcGGGACCAGATGTCAAGATTATCCCCACTCTGCAAGGGGAATAGGATTGGGGGAATTTGGGGGGCAGGAGTCCACTGACTGTTCCGGTAATGGAGTGGAGTGGCTTTCTGGGGGGGAAATCCACAAACTCTCTAATTAAtaacctaggacaggggtagtcaaactgcagccctccagatgtccatggattacaattcccatgagcccctgccagcagttgctggcaggggctcatgggaattgtagtccatggatatctggagggctgcagtttgactacccctgatctaggaagcatatgtggggggggggggcagaagggatgTCCAGCAGGTTTGTGGGATATGTAGAAACAGGGCCCTGGGGGGGCTGAGAGTCTCCACAGCATGGGAATCGTCTCTGTCTCTGTGGCTAGCCTCTGTAACCACAAGATGATTAAAGGCCAGATTTCCTGGAAATCCAACCACTGGCCCAGCCACCTCCCCCAGATGTTTACCACCCAAATACCACTCTGCTTGGCCTAGTCTGTACTTATCCTTTGCCAGTTCTGGCAAAAGGGGGATTCATACCCGCCTCACCCATGGCGTCTGCAAGACGAGATATTAGAAGCCGctggaaatcagagtccaggcgTGGCATAAAATTGGGCACCTGCTGCTGGGTTTAATGAGAGTCTGCCACAGTTTTGCACATTTACCAACACTACTGCATTAAAGGGACAGCATAAAAAATAGAGGGGGGGAGGTGTTGATAGCTTGCTTTGATGATCGGGTCTAGAGATATGCAAGGACTGAAGCCCTAACAGAAATCCCCTTTTGTACCCTGGAAGCCTGTCATTCCTATCCTCAAATGATTGGGATAACTTAGTGGTGATGGGAAATCACTCTCTCCTTTATTTTCCTCAGCTCGGCTTTGCAAATGGGCTTCAGCACCAAGCCCTGCCTCTCATTAAGCTCCCAACCAGGGGGGTGCTGGGGAAGACTGGCTGGTGCTCATCAGAGAAAGCTTCCTAGAATTGAAGTCAGAACAAATGcaaagcccaccccacccccaccagcatCCCATCACCCCCAACATCATCACTCtgtgctcccccctccttcccccagctcTCTCATGAGTCAAGGCAAGCAGAGTTCTGGCTCTCCCTCTTATTGATGGGCGTGGTGACACCCTGGCACCCTGCCtagtggtggggggggagtgctATGGGGTACCCCTGCAAAGCTTGGAAGATTAACCCATTGCTGTcctgaggaggggggtggggagataccAGTTTAGGTATTTGgaagcaattgctggcaggacaggagggaagggaagggtccaAAAGTTTTGCAAGGTAATCAGAAATGCTCATAGAGTTACTCCAGTTAACTCATTCCTCTTCACAGCCAACCAgaagttctaaaaaaaaaaaactaggtatGTACACATGGGGAAGGCTTCCTATTAGTATTCCCATATTGTTCCTTCCCATCCTATACGTCTTTAAGTCAAACACTGTCCTGAAAAGCATCATGTTTCCCTCCCCCAGAAAATGCACACCTTCCAGACAAATTTAAAGTTGGAACTGGGCTAAAGAGGGGAATAATTGGGGAAGGGGCAGGAGCTGATCCTCTGCCCACTTTTTAGAAGTGGGAAGGCCTTCGTAGGTCTGCGGTTAGGCCGAGTGAGGGACAGAAAGAGTTAATATCAGCTTAAGGAATTTGAGCTTTCTGCAGAGTTTTAACAAGGAACAGATGGGGGTGGCATCTGCAGGACAGGATGGGCTGCCCCCTCCTCACACAACCCTTGTCCCAGTGCCCCCCTATAGATCCTTCATCAGgcccaccctctcctctcccttaggAAGGTTTGGTGAGTTAGGCAGCTGTGCAGCGGGCAGAAATGCAATAGGTAGAGCTGTGCCTCCAGTGGGGGAGATATTGCAGCTCTTAATAGCACAGGGACCCTTCTAAGAAGAGGGGGAAGGATAGCGTATCTAAATGCAGCTTCAATTCCAGAAACAAAGGTGCGGTGATATTCCTTTCCTATTGTCTGATCCCAGATGTTTAGGGGATGGATGAGCTCCCACGTCAGAAAGCTGGGTTGGTTCTAAGCACTTTGTGGAGGTAAAGGCCTGCAGAAGCCACTTCAATGTTTTCTTTCACATTCCTGAGCTGAGCTTTGAAAACATGGCTCCATGTTAGAGCATCTGTtaggcatgcagagggtcccaggttcaatccctggcatctccccttCGGAAAGGATCAGGTcagtaggcaatgtgaaagattTCAAAGAGACAGCTGctgcaatattgaccttgatagaccagtgttcTCATTCAACAGAAAACAGATTCAGGTGTTCAACTACAAACAGGATGGGGAAATCAGAGATGCCAGTTCTCAAACCTACCGactcagggatggccaaactgtggctctccagatgtccatggactacaattcccatgagtctctgccacactggctcatgggaactgtagctcatggacatctggagagccacagtttggccacccttgctacGTATTTATAATTAgtgacaccctgcttttctcttctgTGGAGAAACAAAGTGGCTTGCAGCATtgtgtttcctccttccttttgttGTCACAACAATCTTGcgaggtagattagactgagaaaGAATTAATGGTACAAAGGTCACttggcaaacttccatggcagagcgttGATTCAAACTGGGGACTCCCATATCCTTCTatccagtacaccacactggctctgcagGGCCTGATTCTTAAATCTCAATGGTGAAGGATTCTATACATCACAcatcaagctgccttataccatcaGCACATCAatctcagtattgtctactcagattggcagcacctctccaggatctcaggacaaggtctttcacctcacctaccAGGTGAtcctttcaactagagatgctggggattgaacctgggaccttctgcaggccaagcagatgttcgACTGCTCTGGCCCCTCTCTTCATGCTCAAAGGCACCATAGTATTTATATACAACAATAATACTGTGCATCTTCTATAAGGAGATACAGATCAATGATCACAGATCACTGAGGTACTgtgcatggcattttaccatcttcacctaCTAGCGCCTTACCCGCCCCTAGACTGTCGGGCCACAGTGATCTGTGCGACGGTCACctatagattggacttctgtaacacactctatgctggcctgcctttgtccttgacccggaaactccagctggtacaaaatgcagctgctagggtcctcatgggttcatcttggaggacctgtatccagccagtgctgaggcagctgcactggttaccagttatggcccggatcaggttcaaggttctggttttgaccattgccatccacagcttgggccctgcctatctgagggactgcttgtctgattatgccctccgcagggcccttcactctgcaagcactgttggtagtccctggccccagagagatattcctggccccgatctggtggaatgagctcccaggagaactgagggcccagtcaaagttccacaaggcctgtaaaatggagctcttcaaccaggtcTCTGGAATAGGCCAGGTTCttaagatcaatgcccccccccctggctgcgCTATACCAAAGTGCAAACCCCTTGGCGGATGACTATGGGTAGGAGGGTTCTTATAGCTGAGACTTATGCTAATTGTGAGacttttaactttattttaagCACTGGGATTTTTATGGGGCTTAGATTGCTATTGCAATTCGCCTTGAGTCCCCGGAGGAAGGCAaactataaattcaataaataatcataataatatcagcaacaacaacaacaataatagatgACCCCTGGTTCTTAAGACACTTTCAAGAGCAATGCCCTGGTGATGCCTGGTTCCAGAAGGGCAGAAAAGGAACAGGTCTTTGAACATATCAGCACCTAGCAAATGTACATGCAaggaaacacatacacacactcaaagACAAGTTAGCAGAGACAACCACGGTGACAGACTGGTAGCGATGCAGTTAAGGGAATGTTCCCTTGTATTCACCGCCAGCCCCCCCAACAGAAAACCAGCCTAGCAAGCAGACCTTTCCCCTTGCAGTCCTTTGTGAAACCTTTAAAGCTAAGGGGTCTTCTAAGTGGGACCCTAACAGCTTAAGTCAGAAATGGCATTCTCCGCATGCTCCCTCCTCTATGAACCAGGCTACAGTTTTCCCTTCTTTGGCATTTCCCTTTCCACACAGCATCAAGCCACAATTCTAGCTTGCACGAAAGTTAGAACGGTCAACTGAAGTTTGGCATTATGAACAGAGACACTGCAacatcctctagaacagtggtccccaagctttttatcaccggggaccggtcaatgcttgacaattttactgagacccggggggaggggtagtgtTTTGCCAAGCGAccgcccgagcccctgctccacttgctttccagccagtgcccctgacttcccaccgcccgctgaggggtgctgccagcagcagctgcacagtgccatgcc
It contains:
- the CD248 gene encoding endosialin gives rise to the protein MPLPGLLLLLLPPGLLLVAGPLAGGAQEPAASCGPDGCYAVYFQRRTFLDAWRSCRELGGNLATVKHQDEAAQVGELLLRGAAGARAEQSARLFWIGLQRQPRQCYPLRQLRGFTWITGEQDTFYTNWARPAVEAGTGSCAAPRCVVLDDRQGQWLEGSCTVPVDGYLCRFAFQGMCPGLDEEGGPVTYTTPFGPAGSSLRYVPFGTVAAVTCGGAEPAVSVLCMQKDDGAVGWSKGAPLCREHVYQHSWCEGDNGGCQQLCLDEGPGYSCECHSGYVLLPDGHSCAPSDACRDRPCQFECLPDDEGGYHCQCPDGYEPSGDDEQHCDDVDECADAPCEHQCENTDGSFVCRCHLGFSPSEEEPGHCSDTDECQIPGVCQQMCVNYVGGFECYCTEGYDLEPDGISCSPVGQPPLLATAQGHRAGGFLQHYGEGGHGWAREIDDLAEHGLALTDHFPVFRHFEEAFPTDASPPGTLPPEPSLPSGSLPSGQEPASLGDPTRPASSPPPGQTVARRDSPPPTELPSPRVALAPTGSAPAPPPAPGDAVMGGVRALLPASATASAAPDEGAQPRRRRDDRWLLVALLVPMCVFVVIMLALGIVYCTRCGAQAKSRSITQCYRWVSSSAAKGAAPPACRPGQSATCRTSV